A genome region from Variovorax paradoxus includes the following:
- a CDS encoding isocitrate lyase/PEP mutase family protein, producing MTRTVAQKRAAFRTLHEQGCFVIPNPWDIGSARFLEGLGFQALATTSSGFAWSQGHADGAMSRERMLAHLQELVEATDLPVNADFENGFAPDAQGVAASVRLAIETGVAGLSIEDSTGNAADPLFPLDVAVERLRAARQAIDASGADVMLIGRAENFFAGRPDLDDAIARLKAYSDAGADCLYAPGIKTREQIAAVVAAVAPKPVNLLVGGTSELTMQDIAGLGVRRVSVGGGMARAAWGGFIRAARTLAQQGRFDGFADAAAGNELNAFFRPFAD from the coding sequence ATGACCCGCACCGTCGCCCAGAAGCGCGCCGCCTTCCGCACGCTCCACGAACAAGGCTGCTTCGTCATTCCCAACCCGTGGGACATCGGCAGCGCGCGCTTTCTCGAAGGCCTGGGCTTCCAGGCGCTGGCCACCACCAGTTCGGGGTTCGCGTGGTCGCAGGGCCACGCCGACGGCGCGATGTCGCGCGAGCGCATGCTGGCGCACCTGCAGGAACTGGTGGAAGCCACCGACCTGCCGGTGAACGCCGACTTCGAGAACGGCTTCGCGCCCGACGCGCAGGGCGTGGCCGCGAGTGTGCGCCTGGCCATCGAGACCGGCGTGGCGGGGCTTTCCATCGAGGACTCGACGGGCAACGCCGCCGATCCGCTGTTTCCGCTCGACGTGGCCGTCGAACGCCTGCGTGCCGCGCGCCAGGCCATCGACGCCTCGGGCGCCGACGTGATGCTCATCGGCCGAGCCGAGAACTTCTTCGCCGGCCGGCCCGACCTCGACGACGCCATCGCGCGGCTCAAGGCCTACTCGGACGCCGGCGCCGACTGCCTCTACGCGCCCGGCATCAAGACCCGCGAGCAGATCGCGGCCGTGGTGGCCGCCGTGGCGCCCAAGCCCGTGAACCTGCTCGTGGGCGGGACCAGCGAACTCACCATGCAGGACATCGCCGGGCTCGGCGTGCGCCGCGTCAGCGTGGGCGGCGGCATGGCGCGCGCGGCCTGGGGCGGCTTCATTCGCGCGGCGCGCACGCTGGCGCAGCAGGGCCGCTTCGACGGTTTCGCCGATGCAGCGGCGGGCAACGAACTCAATGCCTTCTTCCGGCCGTTCGCAGACTGA
- a CDS encoding fumarylacetoacetate hydrolase family protein: protein MKLASFHHRDALRFGVVRNDGIADLSERPGAPPGLRELLARGDEGMAWLRAALDGAPRVALSDVRLAAPVPAPRKFLGLGGNYASHLAEAARVGLVRAPGQVWFNKQVSCVAGPFDEVHRPHVSGQFDYEGELGVVIGRRCRHVRAEDAMAMVAGYVVVNDLSVRDWQMRAPTHTLGKSFDTHGPFGPWLVTHDEIADPHALRLRTWVNGELRQNGSTAQMIHRIEAMLVELSTAFTLEPGDVLATGSPAGVGGLMDPPRYLVPGDVVRVEIEGIGHIENRVIEEPEA from the coding sequence ATGAAACTCGCCAGCTTCCACCACCGCGACGCCCTTCGCTTCGGCGTGGTCCGAAACGACGGCATCGCCGACCTGAGCGAACGACCCGGCGCGCCGCCCGGGCTGCGCGAACTGCTCGCGCGTGGCGACGAAGGCATGGCCTGGCTGCGCGCCGCGCTGGACGGCGCACCGCGCGTGGCGCTGTCCGACGTGCGGCTGGCCGCGCCCGTTCCCGCACCGCGCAAGTTCCTCGGCCTGGGCGGCAACTACGCCTCGCACCTGGCCGAAGCAGCCAGGGTGGGCCTGGTGCGGGCACCGGGGCAGGTGTGGTTCAACAAGCAGGTGTCGTGCGTGGCCGGGCCCTTCGACGAGGTGCACCGGCCGCACGTGTCCGGGCAGTTCGACTACGAGGGCGAGTTGGGCGTGGTCATCGGCCGGCGCTGCCGCCATGTGCGCGCGGAAGACGCGATGGCGATGGTCGCGGGCTACGTGGTGGTGAACGACCTGAGCGTGCGCGACTGGCAGATGCGCGCGCCCACGCACACGCTCGGCAAGTCCTTCGACACGCACGGCCCGTTCGGCCCCTGGCTGGTGACGCACGACGAGATTGCCGACCCGCATGCGCTGCGGCTGCGCACCTGGGTCAACGGCGAGCTGCGGCAGAACGGCAGCACCGCGCAGATGATCCACCGCATAGAGGCCATGCTGGTCGAACTGAGCACCGCCTTCACGCTGGAGCCCGGCGACGTGCTGGCCACCGGCAGCCCCGCGGGCGTGGGCGGGCTGATGGACCCGCCGCGCTACCTGGTGCCGGGCGACGTGGTGCGCGTGGAGATCGAAGGCATCGGCCACATCGAGAACCGCGTCATCGAAGAGCCCGAGGCCTGA
- a CDS encoding helicase SNF2 → MQTTKLLIAAAALSAFAMGASAEDYQGVLQFQSSASRTAVQAAGVVAAHGADPYAEGASAGVPAVVAGLSDRAQARADAIAAARAGNIYADGAGAGPSERFASTLDRATVRAQAVATAHGIDRLAL, encoded by the coding sequence ATGCAAACCACCAAGCTCCTCATCGCCGCCGCCGCTCTTTCCGCTTTCGCCATGGGCGCCAGCGCGGAGGACTACCAGGGCGTCCTGCAATTCCAGTCGTCCGCCAGCCGCACCGCGGTGCAGGCCGCAGGCGTGGTCGCAGCGCACGGCGCCGACCCGTATGCCGAAGGCGCGTCGGCCGGCGTGCCCGCCGTCGTCGCCGGCCTGAGCGATCGTGCCCAGGCCCGCGCCGACGCCATCGCCGCGGCCCGCGCCGGCAACATCTACGCCGACGGTGCCGGTGCCGGCCCGAGCGAACGCTTCGCCAGCACGCTCGACCGCGCCACCGTGCGCGCCCAGGCCGTCGCAACGGCCCACGGCATCGACCGCCTGGCCCTCTGA
- a CDS encoding DUF3100 domain-containing protein, giving the protein MTSAASAFATAAPAGASGKLRLALVTLAIVAAAELIGPVQFSVGPGKVALLPMLWALLLAAAWGIAHRRLPGAVRVATAEQTLAGGLLNAGLLLFVVKLGLTVGAALPQVRQAGWALLFQEFGHALGTLALGLPLALMLGIKREAVGATFSVGREGNLVIIGEKYGMASPEGRGVLAEYITGTVLGALFIAVLAGFIASLHIFDPRSLAMGAGVGSGSLMAAALGAIAAQQPAQMLPQLTAIAAASNLLTTVAGFYFTLFLSLPLCSWLYGKLEPVLGRFSKRGAQDGAGTAATAAVSQASIGHGGAMPLRDTLIAWAVVGGGVLIGNSLTYKVPMLVSLEGMAAVVAIALVVEGIKRLLPRLPMVLVLSVVATVVGIPGLFPFSDALIAITAKLNFLAFTTPVLALAGFSVAKDLPVFRQLGWRIVVVSLTATAGTFLGATLIAEFFH; this is encoded by the coding sequence ATGACCTCTGCTGCCTCCGCTTTCGCCACAGCCGCGCCCGCCGGCGCCTCCGGAAAACTCAGGCTTGCGCTCGTCACGCTGGCGATCGTGGCGGCGGCCGAGCTCATCGGCCCGGTGCAGTTCAGCGTCGGGCCCGGCAAGGTCGCGCTGCTGCCGATGCTCTGGGCGCTGCTGCTTGCGGCCGCGTGGGGCATTGCACACCGGCGCTTGCCGGGTGCGGTGCGAGTGGCCACCGCCGAGCAGACCCTGGCCGGCGGCCTGCTGAACGCGGGCCTGCTGCTGTTCGTGGTGAAGCTGGGCCTCACGGTCGGCGCCGCGCTGCCGCAGGTGCGGCAGGCCGGTTGGGCGCTGCTGTTCCAGGAGTTCGGCCATGCGCTGGGCACGCTGGCCCTGGGCCTGCCGCTGGCGCTCATGCTGGGCATCAAGCGCGAGGCCGTGGGCGCCACCTTCTCGGTGGGCCGCGAGGGCAACCTCGTGATCATCGGAGAGAAGTACGGCATGGCCTCGCCCGAGGGCCGCGGCGTGCTGGCCGAGTACATCACCGGCACCGTGCTGGGCGCGCTCTTCATCGCGGTGCTGGCGGGCTTCATCGCGAGCCTGCACATCTTCGATCCGCGCTCGCTCGCCATGGGCGCCGGCGTGGGCTCGGGCAGCCTGATGGCCGCGGCGCTGGGCGCCATCGCCGCGCAGCAGCCGGCGCAGATGCTGCCGCAGCTCACCGCGATTGCCGCTGCGTCGAACCTGCTGACCACCGTGGCGGGCTTCTACTTCACGCTGTTCCTCTCGCTGCCGCTGTGCTCGTGGCTGTACGGCAAGCTGGAGCCGGTGCTGGGCCGCTTCTCGAAGCGCGGCGCGCAGGATGGCGCGGGCACCGCGGCCACCGCGGCCGTCTCGCAGGCCAGCATCGGGCATGGCGGCGCCATGCCGCTGCGCGACACGCTCATCGCCTGGGCGGTGGTGGGCGGCGGCGTGCTGATCGGCAATTCGCTGACCTACAAGGTGCCGATGCTGGTGTCGCTCGAAGGCATGGCCGCCGTCGTGGCCATCGCGCTGGTGGTCGAAGGCATCAAGCGCCTGCTGCCGCGCCTGCCGATGGTGCTGGTGCTGTCGGTGGTGGCCACGGTGGTGGGCATTCCGGGGCTGTTCCCGTTCTCCGACGCGCTCATCGCCATCACCGCCAAGCTCAATTTCCTGGCCTTCACCACGCCGGTGCTCGCGCTGGCCGGCTTCTCGGTCGCGAAGGACCTGCCGGTGTTCCGCCAGCTCGGCTGGCGCATCGTGGTGGTGTCGCTCACCGCCACCGCCGGGACCTTCCTCGGTGCAACATTGATCGCCGAATTCTTCCACTGA
- a CDS encoding L-serine ammonia-lyase, with product MMLSAFDIFKIGIGPSSSHTVGPMRAALMFAQSLERRGVLARVARLQVELFGSLGATGHGHATDQGVILGLFGDAPDTVRPETVQPRLDALRRSGRLSLLGTAPIAFDRVRDIAFRGEESLPEHPNAMRFAAFAGDGAVLAETTYFSVGGGFVVEGGQAAAGTVATAAAVPHPFSTGDELMAQCAATGLSVAELMLRNECTWRPEAEVRSGLLRIWGVMQQCVQRGFGIDNPLAVQPMPGPLRMRRRASELHRELLAQAGAADPLAAMDWVNAFAMAVNEENAAGGRVVTAPTNGAAGVVPAVMHYYQRFVPQASDDGIVDFLLTAAAIGMLYKTNASISGAEVGCQGEVGVACSMAAGALAAVLGATPAQVENAAEIGMEHNLGLTCDPVGGMVQIPCVERNAMGAVKAINAARMALRGDGSHYVSLDAVIRTMKQTGEDMKSTYKETSLGGLAVNVVEC from the coding sequence CTGATGCTGTCGGCCTTCGACATCTTCAAGATCGGGATCGGCCCGTCGAGCTCGCACACCGTGGGCCCGATGCGCGCGGCGCTGATGTTCGCGCAGTCGCTCGAGCGGCGCGGCGTGCTCGCGCGCGTGGCGCGGCTGCAGGTGGAGCTGTTCGGCTCGCTCGGCGCCACGGGCCACGGCCATGCGACCGACCAGGGCGTGATCCTCGGCCTGTTCGGCGACGCGCCCGACACCGTGCGGCCCGAGACCGTGCAACCCCGGCTCGATGCGCTGCGCCGCAGCGGCCGGCTGAGCCTGCTGGGCACCGCGCCCATTGCCTTCGACCGCGTGCGCGACATCGCCTTTCGCGGCGAGGAGTCGCTGCCCGAACATCCCAACGCGATGCGTTTCGCAGCCTTCGCGGGCGACGGCGCCGTGCTGGCCGAGACCACGTACTTCTCGGTCGGCGGCGGTTTCGTCGTGGAAGGCGGCCAGGCCGCGGCCGGGACGGTGGCCACGGCCGCTGCCGTGCCGCATCCGTTCTCGACCGGCGACGAGCTCATGGCGCAGTGCGCGGCCACCGGCCTTTCGGTGGCCGAGCTGATGCTTCGCAACGAATGCACGTGGCGGCCGGAGGCCGAGGTGCGCAGCGGCCTGCTGCGCATCTGGGGCGTGATGCAGCAGTGCGTGCAGCGCGGCTTCGGCATCGACAATCCGCTGGCCGTGCAACCCATGCCCGGCCCGCTGCGCATGCGCCGCCGCGCGAGCGAGCTGCACCGCGAACTGCTGGCGCAGGCGGGCGCGGCCGATCCGCTCGCGGCCATGGACTGGGTCAACGCCTTCGCCATGGCGGTGAACGAGGAAAACGCCGCCGGCGGGCGCGTGGTCACCGCGCCCACCAACGGCGCGGCCGGCGTGGTGCCCGCGGTGATGCACTACTACCAGCGCTTCGTGCCGCAGGCGAGCGACGACGGCATCGTCGACTTCCTGCTCACCGCCGCGGCCATCGGCATGCTCTACAAGACCAACGCGTCCATTTCCGGCGCCGAGGTCGGCTGCCAGGGCGAGGTCGGCGTGGCCTGCTCGATGGCGGCCGGCGCGCTGGCCGCGGTGCTCGGCGCCACGCCGGCGCAGGTCGAGAACGCGGCCGAGATCGGCATGGAGCACAACCTCGGCCTCACCTGCGACCCGGTGGGCGGCATGGTGCAGATACCGTGCGTGGAGCGCAACGCGATGGGCGCGGTGAAGGCCATCAACGCGGCGCGCATGGCGCTGCGCGGCGACGGCAGCCACTACGTGTCGCTCGACGCCGTCATCCGCACCATGAAGCAGACCGGCGAGGACATGAAGTCCACCTACAAGGAAACCTCGCTCGGCGGGCTCGCGGTGAACGTGGTGGAGTGCTGA
- a CDS encoding CopD family protein has protein sequence MSYVVPLFVHLLCAAFWVGGMATLHFAVRPSAVATLEPPLRLRMMVATLRRFFVGVDAAVTLLFVTGVAMILATGGFRGVHWRVEAMMGIAIVMAAIYVYIRASVFRALRHAVEQSAWPVAAARLDTVRQLVTVNLALGVAVFAVAVIGRAA, from the coding sequence ATGTCCTACGTCGTCCCTCTCTTCGTCCACCTGCTGTGCGCCGCCTTCTGGGTCGGCGGCATGGCCACCCTGCACTTCGCGGTGCGGCCCTCGGCCGTCGCCACGCTGGAACCGCCGCTGCGCCTGCGCATGATGGTGGCGACGCTGCGGCGCTTCTTCGTCGGCGTGGACGCCGCCGTCACGCTGCTGTTCGTGACCGGCGTGGCGATGATCCTTGCCACCGGCGGCTTCCGCGGCGTGCACTGGCGCGTGGAGGCCATGATGGGCATCGCGATCGTGATGGCCGCGATCTACGTCTACATCCGCGCCTCGGTGTTCAGGGCGCTGCGGCATGCAGTGGAACAGAGCGCCTGGCCGGTGGCCGCGGCGCGGCTGGACACGGTGCGCCAGCTGGTGACGGTGAACCTCGCGCTGGGCGTGGCGGTGTTCGCGGTGGCGGTCATCGGGCGGGCGGCCTAG
- a CDS encoding VOC family protein, with the protein MNDIALPARALPDFTRAALRPVKLAHVVLRVSDLARSRAWYLEVLQAHAAFENDMLCFLTYDDEHHRIGLIAPPGLKHEADASTGLEHIAFTYGSLGELLANYRRLAARGIRPYWCINHGPTVSMYYRDPDGHRLELQHDVFETAEDISAFFAGGAYAENFMGVVFEPEALIARFEAGEPLASLTARPGLPEGKGPWDMFVP; encoded by the coding sequence ATGAACGACATCGCCCTGCCCGCCCGTGCCCTGCCCGACTTCACCCGCGCCGCGCTGCGCCCCGTCAAGCTCGCGCACGTGGTGCTGCGCGTGAGCGACCTCGCGCGTTCGCGCGCCTGGTACCTCGAGGTGCTGCAGGCGCATGCCGCATTCGAGAACGACATGCTGTGCTTCCTGACCTACGACGACGAACACCACCGCATCGGCCTGATCGCGCCGCCGGGCCTGAAGCACGAGGCCGACGCCAGCACGGGGCTGGAACACATCGCCTTCACCTACGGTTCGCTCGGCGAGCTGCTGGCCAACTACCGCCGGCTGGCCGCGCGAGGCATCCGGCCCTACTGGTGCATCAACCACGGGCCGACCGTGTCGATGTACTACCGCGACCCCGACGGCCACCGGCTCGAACTGCAGCACGACGTGTTCGAGACCGCCGAAGACATCAGCGCCTTCTTCGCGGGCGGCGCCTATGCGGAGAACTTCATGGGCGTGGTGTTCGAGCCCGAGGCGTTGATCGCGCGCTTCGAGGCCGGCGAGCCGCTGGCCTCGCTCACCGCGCGGCCCGGGCTGCCGGAGGGCAAGGGGCCGTGGGACATGTTCGTGCCCTGA
- a CDS encoding dihydrofolate reductase family protein produces MSSSKVFFDVGISLDGCMAGLDASPANPMGDGARAMHAWIFQTATFRDILGIPGGERGTPDDLRVQQVFARAGAYVMGRRMFDEGEVAWPENPPFRAPVYVLTHSPREPWVRQGGTTFHFVTDGLESALSQARAAAGDKDVRISGGIDTVQQAIQAGVLDECTIHLAPILLGAGRRLFDGIEPEKMKLVPVRADSSALVTHLDYRFDRPA; encoded by the coding sequence ATGAGCAGCAGCAAGGTCTTCTTCGATGTGGGCATTTCGCTCGACGGCTGCATGGCGGGCCTGGACGCCAGCCCCGCCAACCCGATGGGCGACGGTGCGCGCGCCATGCACGCCTGGATCTTCCAGACCGCCACCTTCCGGGACATCCTCGGCATCCCTGGCGGCGAACGGGGCACGCCTGACGACCTGCGTGTGCAGCAGGTTTTCGCGCGGGCCGGCGCCTACGTGATGGGGCGGCGCATGTTCGACGAAGGCGAGGTCGCCTGGCCCGAGAACCCGCCGTTTCGCGCGCCCGTGTACGTGCTCACGCATTCGCCGCGCGAACCCTGGGTGCGGCAAGGCGGCACCACCTTCCATTTCGTGACCGACGGTCTCGAGAGCGCGCTGTCGCAAGCCCGGGCCGCGGCCGGCGACAAGGACGTGCGCATCTCCGGCGGCATCGACACCGTCCAGCAGGCGATCCAGGCGGGCGTGCTCGACGAATGCACGATCCACCTTGCGCCGATCCTGCTGGGTGCGGGCCGGCGGCTGTTCGACGGCATCGAGCCCGAAAAGATGAAGCTGGTGCCCGTGCGCGCCGACAGTTCGGCGCTGGTGACGCACCTGGACTACAGGTTCGACCGGCCTGCGTGA
- a CDS encoding organic hydroperoxide resistance protein, whose protein sequence is MTDKQVLYTGKTHTTGGRLGASRSSDGNLDIQLSPPGGNGAGTNPEQLFAAGWSACFIGAMGKAAGGLKVKLPADLSVDAEVDLVLQEGQYFLQARLNVSLPGLDRDTARNVVDTAHQTCPYSKLTRGNINVELNLV, encoded by the coding sequence ATGACCGACAAGCAAGTCCTCTACACCGGCAAGACCCACACCACCGGCGGCCGCCTGGGCGCCTCGCGCAGCAGCGACGGCAACCTCGACATCCAGCTGTCGCCGCCCGGCGGCAACGGCGCGGGCACCAACCCAGAGCAGTTGTTCGCGGCCGGCTGGTCGGCCTGCTTCATCGGCGCCATGGGCAAGGCCGCGGGCGGCCTGAAGGTCAAGCTGCCGGCCGACCTGTCGGTGGACGCCGAGGTCGACCTCGTGCTGCAGGAAGGCCAGTACTTCCTGCAGGCGCGGCTGAACGTGAGCCTGCCGGGCCTCGACCGCGACACCGCGCGCAACGTCGTCGACACGGCGCACCAGACCTGCCCGTACTCCAAGCTCACGCGCGGCAACATCAACGTCGAGCTGAACCTGGTCTGA
- a CDS encoding LysR substrate-binding domain-containing protein — protein MEDFNDLALFAHVVTQQGFSAASRHLGIPKSRLSRRISQLEERMGVRLLQRSSRRLLLTSVGRQFYERCQATVAAGEEAFDVVRQATAQPQGLLRVSCPFTLAQFWLTPLIPAFMRACPGVRLRLEVSNRRVDPLQENVDVVLRVRRPPFEDSSLVARRLGGTVDVLLASPALVARLGTPQALGDLAAWPVLSLPDGNERYLWTLERGAQGEKQSLSFTPHFVTDDMFALRHLAEQGMGLALLPELMCRDALAEGRLVRLCGEWACAASEIQAAFASRRGMLPAVRAFIDHLLQNPPGEAAGRAGLS, from the coding sequence ATGGAAGACTTCAACGACCTGGCCCTCTTCGCCCACGTGGTCACGCAGCAGGGCTTCAGCGCCGCGAGCCGCCACCTGGGCATTCCCAAGTCGCGCCTGAGCCGACGCATCTCCCAGCTCGAGGAACGCATGGGCGTGCGGCTGCTCCAGCGCAGCTCGCGCCGGCTGCTGCTCACCAGCGTGGGCCGGCAGTTCTACGAGCGCTGCCAGGCGACGGTGGCCGCGGGCGAGGAAGCCTTCGACGTGGTGCGCCAGGCCACCGCTCAGCCGCAGGGCCTGCTGCGCGTGAGCTGCCCGTTCACGCTCGCGCAGTTCTGGCTCACGCCGCTGATCCCGGCCTTCATGCGCGCCTGCCCCGGCGTGCGGCTGCGGCTCGAGGTGAGCAACCGGCGCGTCGATCCGCTGCAGGAGAACGTCGACGTGGTGCTGCGCGTGCGGCGCCCGCCCTTCGAGGATTCGAGCCTGGTCGCACGGCGCCTCGGCGGCACGGTCGACGTGCTGCTGGCGAGCCCGGCGCTGGTGGCGCGGCTCGGCACGCCGCAGGCGCTCGGCGACCTGGCCGCGTGGCCCGTGCTGTCGCTGCCCGACGGGAACGAGCGCTACCTGTGGACGCTGGAGCGCGGCGCGCAGGGCGAGAAACAATCGCTGTCGTTCACGCCGCATTTCGTCACCGACGACATGTTCGCGCTCAGGCACCTGGCCGAGCAGGGCATGGGACTCGCGCTGCTGCCCGAGCTCATGTGCCGCGATGCGCTCGCCGAAGGCCGGCTGGTGCGCCTGTGCGGCGAATGGGCGTGCGCGGCCAGCGAGATCCAGGCCGCCTTCGCCTCGCGGCGCGGCATGCTGCCGGCGGTGCGCGCATTCATCGACCACCTGCTGCAAAACCCGCCCGGCGAGGCGGCCGGGCGCGCGGGCTTATCCTGA
- a CDS encoding M20 aminoacylase family protein, which yields MYRDPEIAEDTRARMQAWRRDIHANPETAFEEHRTANVVANALMLMGLPVHRGLAGTGVVGTLKNGEGPSIALRADLDALNMQELGTQAHASKCVGKMHACGHDGHTAMLLGAAEHLSRHRPFKGTVHFVFQPAEENEGGGRVMVEEGLFEQFPADAVYGMHNFPSLPRGRFAIRKGTMTAFLDTFEIVVTGKGSHGAMPETGIDSVVVSAQLVNALQTIVSRRTGATDSAVVSVTQIHGGDTWNVIPETVVLRGTVRTLDAAIQDKTQAAMQQICDGVAATHGAKVALEYRRGYPGVVNTPAETDAAIAAAASLVDREQVHTDIPPAMGSEDFAFMLQKRPGAYIGIGAGEGPNDPNVHNPYYDFNDNILPLGAAYWVALVKQQLPAQPGA from the coding sequence ATGTACCGCGACCCCGAAATCGCCGAAGACACCCGCGCGCGCATGCAGGCCTGGCGCCGCGACATCCATGCCAACCCCGAGACCGCGTTCGAGGAGCACCGCACCGCCAACGTGGTCGCCAACGCGCTGATGCTCATGGGCCTGCCGGTGCATCGCGGCCTGGCCGGCACGGGCGTGGTCGGCACGCTGAAGAACGGCGAAGGTCCGAGCATCGCGCTGCGCGCCGACCTCGACGCGCTGAACATGCAGGAGCTTGGCACGCAGGCGCATGCGTCGAAGTGCGTGGGCAAGATGCACGCCTGCGGCCACGACGGCCACACGGCGATGCTGCTGGGCGCGGCCGAGCACCTGTCGCGGCACAGGCCGTTCAAGGGCACCGTGCATTTCGTGTTCCAGCCGGCCGAGGAGAACGAAGGCGGCGGGCGCGTGATGGTGGAAGAGGGCCTGTTCGAGCAGTTCCCGGCCGACGCTGTGTACGGCATGCACAACTTCCCGAGCCTGCCGCGCGGCCGGTTCGCGATCCGCAAGGGCACGATGACGGCCTTTCTGGACACTTTCGAGATCGTGGTCACCGGCAAGGGCAGCCACGGCGCCATGCCCGAGACCGGCATCGACTCGGTGGTGGTTTCGGCGCAGCTCGTGAACGCGCTGCAGACCATCGTGAGCCGCCGCACCGGAGCGACCGACTCGGCCGTGGTGAGCGTCACGCAGATCCACGGCGGCGACACCTGGAACGTGATTCCCGAGACCGTGGTGCTGCGCGGCACGGTGCGCACGCTCGATGCCGCCATCCAGGACAAGACGCAGGCGGCGATGCAGCAGATCTGCGACGGCGTGGCCGCCACGCACGGCGCGAAGGTGGCGCTCGAATACCGCCGCGGCTATCCCGGCGTGGTGAACACGCCCGCCGAGACCGACGCCGCCATCGCCGCCGCGGCCAGCCTGGTCGACCGCGAGCAGGTGCACACCGACATCCCGCCGGCCATGGGTTCGGAGGACTTCGCCTTCATGCTGCAGAAGCGCCCGGGTGCGTACATCGGCATCGGCGCGGGCGAGGGCCCGAACGACCCGAACGTGCACAACCCGTACTACGACTTCAACGACAACATCCTCCCGCTGGGCGCGGCGTACTGGGTGGCGCTGGTGAAACAGCAGCTTCCGGCGCAGCCGGGCGCATGA
- a CDS encoding LysR family transcriptional regulator encodes MDDRLDTRRVRYFMQVLDSGSVRAAADVLDMDPSAVSRAIGILEQECGVPLLERHGRGVAPTDAGEMLAGYVRRQNSQKQHLMAQMDSIRKIERGHIDIVAGEGYVDWLMRHSLREFMTTHPKITIDLDVASTDEIVRRVVEERAHIGMLFQPPKDERLTSHESHPQPIQAMVLRAHPLAQLGRPLKLADLLPYPGATLHRNFGVRQHIEAAEISEGVRLPSTLVTTSFSALGHFVSAGLGYTLGTRISLTPNATSPDLIELPMKNPLLSQGRSHIVSRHGRMLSPAASELLRRIVADMRRYADTAGLATEKRPAARKRSVAA; translated from the coding sequence ATGGACGACAGGCTCGACACGCGCCGCGTGCGCTACTTCATGCAGGTGCTCGACAGCGGTTCGGTGCGCGCCGCCGCCGACGTGCTCGACATGGACCCCTCGGCCGTGAGCCGCGCCATCGGCATCCTCGAGCAGGAATGCGGCGTGCCGCTGCTGGAGCGCCACGGCCGCGGCGTGGCGCCGACCGACGCGGGCGAGATGCTGGCCGGCTACGTGCGGCGCCAGAACAGCCAGAAGCAGCACCTCATGGCGCAGATGGACAGCATCCGCAAGATCGAGCGGGGCCACATCGACATCGTGGCCGGCGAGGGCTACGTCGACTGGCTCATGCGCCACAGCCTGCGCGAGTTCATGACCACGCACCCGAAGATCACCATCGACCTCGACGTGGCGAGCACCGACGAGATCGTGCGGCGCGTGGTCGAGGAGCGCGCCCACATCGGCATGCTGTTCCAGCCGCCGAAGGACGAGCGGCTCACCTCGCACGAGTCGCATCCGCAGCCGATCCAGGCCATGGTGCTGCGCGCGCATCCGCTGGCGCAGCTCGGCCGGCCGCTGAAGCTCGCCGACCTGCTGCCCTACCCCGGCGCCACGCTGCACCGCAACTTCGGCGTGCGCCAGCACATCGAAGCGGCCGAGATCAGCGAAGGCGTGCGGCTTCCGTCGACGCTCGTCACCACCTCGTTCAGCGCGCTCGGCCACTTCGTGTCGGCCGGCCTGGGCTACACGCTGGGCACCCGCATCTCGCTCACGCCCAACGCCACCAGCCCCGACCTGATCGAGCTGCCGATGAAGAACCCGCTGCTGTCGCAGGGCCGCTCGCACATCGTGTCGCGCCACGGACGCATGCTGTCGCCGGCCGCTTCGGAGCTGCTGCGCCGCATCGTGGCGGACATGCGGCGCTACGCCGACACGGCGGGGCTGGCAACCGAGAAACGGCCCGCCGCGCGAAAGCGCAGCGTCGCCGCCTGA